The Deinococcus aquaticus genomic interval CCTGCCCCGCACCCTCACCCGCGACCTGAACCACCACGACGGTCAGACCGTGCGCCTGCAGGGCTTCGTGCACGCCCGCCGCGACCTGGGCGGCGTGCAGTTCGTGGTGCTGCGCGACGTGAGCGGCGTCACGCAGTGCGTCGGTAAGGGCCTGAACCTGCCGCTCGCGGAGAGCAGCGTGGAGGTCACGGGCACCGTCAAGGCGCACCCCAAGGCGCCCGGCGGGTTCGAGGTGCAGATCAGTGAGTTCCGCGTGATCAGCGCCGCCGTGGAGGCCAGCCCGGTCGAGATTCCCAAGATGGAATGGAACGTCAACCCGGAAACCATGCTGGACTACCGCGTGGTGACCGTGCGCGGCCTGAAGGAACGCGCCGCGCTGAAGGTGCAGGCTGAACTCGTCGCGGCGTTCCGGGATCACCTGATGACCGAGGGTTTCACCGAGATCAGCACGCCCAAGATCGTCTCGGCGGGCGCGGAGGGCGGCGCGAACCTGTTCCCCATCGACTACTTCGGGCACCCCGCGTACCTCGCGCAGAGCCCGCAGCTGTACAAGCAGATCATGGTCGGCGTCTTCGAGCGCGTGTTCGAGGTCGCGCCCGTCTACCGCGCCGAGGAGCACGCCACCAGCCGCCACCTGAACGAGTACCTGAGCCTGGACGTCGAGATGGGCTTCATCGAGGACGAGGAAGACGTCATGAGCCTGGAGAACCGCCTGCTGGCGAGCATCATGACCCGCCTGCACGCCACCTCGCAGGCCGAGTTCGACCTGCTGGGCGCGACCATTCCCGACGTGCCCGCGCACATTCCGCGCATCAGCCTGTTCGACGCCCGCGCCCTCGTGACCGAGAAGTACGGGCATTCGGTGGGCGGCAAGGACCTCGACCCGGAAGCCGAGCGCCTGCTGTGCCAGCACTACGCGGAAACAGAGGGCAGCGACTTCGTGTTCGTCACCAAGTACCCCCGCGCCGCCCGGCCCTTCTACGCGCACCCGGACAGCAACCCCGACGGCAGCCTCAGCAGCGAGATCACGCGCGGCTTCGACCTGCTGTTCCGCGGCATCGAGATCACGTCGGGCGGCCAGCGCATCCACGACCACGC includes:
- the aspS gene encoding aspartate--tRNA(Asn) ligase: MTTEAHTPEAAQQRLPRTLTRDLNHHDGQTVRLQGFVHARRDLGGVQFVVLRDVSGVTQCVGKGLNLPLAESSVEVTGTVKAHPKAPGGFEVQISEFRVISAAVEASPVEIPKMEWNVNPETMLDYRVVTVRGLKERAALKVQAELVAAFRDHLMTEGFTEISTPKIVSAGAEGGANLFPIDYFGHPAYLAQSPQLYKQIMVGVFERVFEVAPVYRAEEHATSRHLNEYLSLDVEMGFIEDEEDVMSLENRLLASIMTRLHATSQAEFDLLGATIPDVPAHIPRISLFDARALVTEKYGHSVGGKDLDPEAERLLCQHYAETEGSDFVFVTKYPRAARPFYAHPDSNPDGSLSSEITRGFDLLFRGIEITSGGQRIHDHAMLMESIAAYKLNPESLSGYTEVFKYGMPPHGGFAIGAERLTAKLLGISNVRYARAFPRDRHRLTP